The Amaranthus tricolor cultivar Red isolate AtriRed21 chromosome 6, ASM2621246v1, whole genome shotgun sequence genome has a segment encoding these proteins:
- the LOC130816032 gene encoding putative UPF0481 protein At3g02645, whose product MRKLNSQNKLLSMNSSSFDSSSWVIHIKSFFEEQEVEDDIDNVDENNINVCVYNVPKSLRALKPEAYSPQIIALGPYHHWREDLYEMERFKLICSKKVQKEFKNLKFEELVKKLMKKEHQIRGSYHKYLDMGGEALAWMMAIDGLFLLEFLHVNANKNNSLASEARMSFLANAMGKKLSHISILNDILMLENQIPIFVLKKILSIQCSRNSSELVQNLLPSMLMSVCKELSPLVLNEKYPISEAICRSHLLDLFYHLMVPSLDLREDKIFSMKIDDDEDDPNTSSFGEHKEVFTNTWEIASKLKQMKKLQNILSLKPFKFLAKLPIKVLSKLPIVSAMTPMLESMFLGDTKEDQSKSKNGGNEEEILLVEEIMIPSVTNLCDAGVEFSPTDGDISTIRFDHKMKIFYLPVIRVDGNTEVLMRNLIAFEASTKSNELVLARFSELMNGIIDTSKDVEILRKKKIIISRLRKDEDVANIWNGMTKAIRLSKVGFIDEAIKDINGYYKNIIKRKLHKIMKRYVYNSWRILVVLATLLLLALMVLQSFCTVYSCPRFFNIDIDDANSTNTN is encoded by the coding sequence atgagaaagcTCAACAGCCAAAACAAACTATTATCCATGAATTCATCTTCATTTGACTCATCTTCATGGGTTATACATATTAAGAGTTTCTTTGAAGAACAAGAGGTTGAAGATGATATTGATAATGTTGATGAAAACAACATAAATGTTTGTGTCTATAATGTCCCAAAGTCGCTTCGGGCTTTGAAGCCCGAAGCATATAGCCCTCAAATCATAGCCTTAGGACCATACCATCATTGGCGTGAAGACCTCTATGAGATGGAGAGGTTTAAACTCATTTGCTCAAAAAAAGTTCAAAAGGAATTCAAAAACCTAAAATTTGAAGAACTTGTGAAGAAGCTTATGAAAAAGGAACATCAAATTAGAGGGAGTTATCATAAGTATTTAGACATGGGTGGAGAAGCCTTAGCTTGGATGATGGCCATTGACGGCTTATTCTTACTAGAATTTCTTCATGTTAATGCTAATAAAAACAATTCTTTAGCTTCTGAAGCTAGAATGTCGTTCTTGGCTAACGCCATGGGAAAGAAATTGTCTCATATTTCAATCCTTAACGATATTTTAATGCTTGAAAATCAAATCCcaatttttgtattaaaaaagATCTTAAGTATTCAATGCTCACGTAATTCCTCCGAATTGGTTCAAAATTTGTTACCTTCTATGTTAATGAGTGTTTGTAAGGAACTTTCTCCTCTTGTTTTAAACGAAAAATACCCAATTTCAGAAGCTATTTGTCGTTCACATTTGTTAGATCTTTTTTACCATCTTATGGTTCCGAGTCTAGACCTAAGAGAAGACAAAATTTTCTCCATGAAgatagatgatgatgaagatgatccAAACACCTCATCGTTTGGTGAGCATAAAGAGGTATTTACTAATACATGGGAAATTGCctctaaattaaaacaaatgaagaaactCCAAAATATCCTTAGtctaaaaccctttaaatttcTTGCAAAATTACCAATAAAAGTCCTTTCAAAGTTACCAATTGTGTCAGCCATGACACCCATGTTAGAAAGCATGTTTCTTGGAGATACCAAAGAAGATCAAAGCAAGAGTAAAAATGGtggaaatgaagaagaaattcTTTTAGTAGAAGAAATCATGATTCCTTCTGTTACAAACTTGTGTGATGCAGGAGTAGAATTCAGTCCAACAGATGGAGATATTTCGACCATCCGATTCGATCACAAGATGAAGATCTTTTATCTTCCTGTGATTCGTGTAGATGGAAATACAGAAGTTTTGATGAGAAATCTTATAGCATTTGAAgcatcaacaaaatcaaatgaGTTGGTATTAGCAAGATTTAGTGAGTTAATGAATGGGATTATTGATACATCTAAAGATGTGGAAATTTTAAGGaagaaaaagataataataagtCGTTTAAGAAAAGATGAAGATGTGGCAAATATATGGAATGGAATGACTAAAGCTATTAGATTAAGTAAAGTTGGGTTCATTGATGAagcaattaaagatattaatgggtattataaaaatatcattaagaGGAAATTgcataaaataatgaaaaggtATGTGTATAATTCTTGGAGGATTCTTGTGGTTTTGGCTACTCTTTTACTCTTGGCTTTGATGGTTCTTCAATCGTTTTGTACCGTTTATAGTTGTCCTCGTTTCTTCAATATTGATATTGATGATGCTAATTCTACtaatactaattaa
- the LOC130816033 gene encoding uncharacterized protein LOC130816033 encodes MASLSAVSMATPITTTKTTFFSPLTVIPQRASLLGQKPKSMGLKVQASLKEKAVTGLTAAALTVSMMTPDVAQAAELAPSLKNFLLSIVAGGVVLTAIFGAIIAVSNFDPVKRV; translated from the coding sequence ATGGCTTCTTTATCAGCAGTTTCAATGGCAACTCCTATCACAACCACCAAAACAACCTTCTTCAGCCCATTAACTGTCATCCCACAAAGGGCTTCATTATTGGGTCAGAAGCCCAAATCCATGGGCCTTAAAGTCCAAGCTTCATTGAAGGAGAAAGCTGTAACTGGGCTCACTGCAGCAGCTCTGACAGTGAGCATGATGACTCCAGATGTGGCCCAAGCTGCAGAGTTAGCACCTTCTTTGAAGAACTTCTTGCTTAGTATTGTGGCTGGTGGAGTTGTGCTTACTGCTATTTTTGGTGCTATTATTGCTGTGTCCAACTTCGACCCTGTTAAACGAGtataa